The following coding sequences lie in one Thermosulfuriphilus ammonigenes genomic window:
- a CDS encoding KTSC domain-containing protein: MRLQELYSSHLKSVAYDPQRQTLLVEFRNGALYEFYQVPEEVFRGLISASSHGRFFNRHIRQRFPYRRLR, encoded by the coding sequence ATGAGACTCCAAGAACTTTACTCCAGTCATCTTAAATCAGTGGCCTACGATCCGCAAAGGCAGACTCTTTTGGTGGAGTTTCGCAATGGAGCCCTTTATGAATTTTACCAGGTGCCGGAGGAGGTCTTCAGAGGACTTATCTCGGCCAGCTCCCATGGCCGGTTCTTCAATCGTCACATCCGCCAGCGGTTTCCCTATCGGCGGCTAAGGTAG
- a CDS encoding deoxyguanosinetriphosphate triphosphohydrolase family protein, with product MVELDFQKIRQKIENILNERLSPWATPHSAARRERPEELLAGDYRLPFSIDTDRILHSLAYTRYIDKTQVFSLSDNIHITRRVIHVQLVSKIARTIGRYLGLNEDLIEAISLGHDIGHPPFGHEGERFLDRLARMHNLPSFQHNIQGVRALRHLERGGQGWNLTLQVYDGILCHDGESDTYSLVPEKEKDFSRLDEEIIRRAQDPSYPLRPMTLEGCVVRLADTISYIGRDIEDAILVGLIRREDIPPRCQKVLGRTNGSIVFRLVTDLIAHSWGKGSVSFSPEVAEALKELKAFNLEHIYLNEAIKKDMDKIAWLFERLFERCLEDLHQGRREAPIFRDFLIHMPESYLQETPPPQIVIDFIAGMTDEYFVSLARELFFPGRLRAFL from the coding sequence ATGGTGGAGCTAGACTTTCAAAAGATCCGGCAGAAGATAGAAAATATTCTTAATGAGAGACTTTCTCCTTGGGCCACCCCTCATTCGGCGGCCCGGAGAGAACGCCCCGAAGAGCTTCTGGCCGGAGACTATCGTCTGCCCTTTTCGATAGATACCGATCGGATTCTTCATTCTCTGGCCTATACCCGCTACATCGATAAGACCCAGGTCTTCTCCCTGTCTGATAATATTCACATTACTCGAAGAGTTATCCATGTTCAGCTAGTCTCCAAGATTGCCAGGACCATTGGCCGGTATCTGGGGCTGAATGAAGATCTCATTGAGGCTATCTCCCTGGGGCATGACATCGGCCATCCCCCTTTTGGCCATGAGGGGGAGCGCTTTCTTGATCGTCTGGCCCGGATGCATAATCTGCCCTCATTTCAGCACAATATTCAGGGAGTGCGGGCCTTGAGGCATCTAGAACGCGGAGGCCAGGGTTGGAATCTTACCCTTCAGGTCTATGATGGTATCCTTTGTCATGATGGCGAAAGCGACACTTACAGTCTTGTCCCGGAGAAGGAAAAAGATTTTTCCCGTCTGGATGAAGAGATCATCCGGCGTGCTCAGGATCCTTCCTATCCTTTGCGGCCTATGACCCTTGAGGGCTGTGTCGTCCGGCTGGCCGACACCATAAGCTACATAGGGCGGGACATAGAAGACGCCATCCTTGTCGGTCTTATTCGTCGGGAAGATATTCCCCCACGCTGTCAGAAGGTCTTAGGGCGGACCAACGGGAGTATTGTCTTCCGCTTGGTGACGGATCTCATCGCCCACAGTTGGGGAAAGGGCTCTGTTTCCTTCAGCCCCGAAGTAGCCGAGGCCCTCAAGGAACTTAAGGCCTTCAACCTGGAGCACATCTATCTTAACGAGGCCATCAAAAAAGATATGGATAAGATTGCCTGGCTCTTTGAGCGACTTTTTGAGCGATGTTTAGAAGACCTTCATCAGGGGCGGAGGGAGGCCCCAATCTTTCGAGATTTTCTGATCCATATGCCCGAAAGCTATCTTCAGGAAACCCCTCCTCCGCAGATAGTCATTGACTTCATTGCCGGGATGACCGACGAGTATTTTGTCTCTCTGGCCCGAGAGCTCTTTTTCCCGGGCCGTCTGAGGGCCTTTCTTTAA
- a CDS encoding AAA family ATPase, translated as MSRLPEFIVALKDPQAYPYKVEEIHLIQTHISYVFLAGNYVYKVKKPVDFGFLDFTTLEKRHYFCQREVELNRRLCPDLYLGVVEVVRTPEGKICFEGQGKVLEYAVKMRRMPEEGMMGRIIREGQLTQRHIDQVVKKLVPFYQQAATGPGVDEHGSLETVAFNVNENFSQTEAFVGEALSAKRYREIMAYARKFMEEKAELFARRVKEGRIRDGHGDLYSANICFDEPRQDVYIFDCIEFNDRFRCGDVACDIAFLAMDLDYHGLKDLSGYFINGFVSLSGDQELLKLLDFYKCYRAYVRGKIGCFTWSAPEVPPEVRRQALSEARRYFALAHHYAGKSPQGRIIVIFGLSGTGKSTLARALANDQGAIYLNSDIVRKRLLGIAPQEHHFEPFGQGIYSPEMTQKTYMAMVDEARELASLGETVILDATFKDEEYRQAVLKAASAANVPVRFILCTCPEEEIKHRLARRLDKTGEVSDGRWEIYLRQKEVFAPVKELPGLMKVETLAPVEEILSQVKKRLGDFLFDPEI; from the coding sequence ATGTCCCGGCTGCCAGAGTTTATTGTCGCCCTTAAGGACCCTCAAGCCTATCCCTATAAGGTCGAGGAGATTCATCTTATCCAGACCCACATTTCTTACGTCTTTCTAGCCGGCAATTACGTTTACAAGGTCAAAAAACCGGTGGACTTCGGCTTTTTGGATTTCACCACTTTGGAGAAACGACATTACTTCTGTCAGCGAGAGGTTGAACTTAACCGCCGCCTTTGTCCGGATCTCTACCTTGGGGTGGTAGAGGTCGTTCGCACCCCCGAGGGGAAAATCTGCTTTGAAGGCCAAGGTAAGGTTCTGGAGTATGCCGTCAAGATGCGGCGCATGCCCGAAGAGGGCATGATGGGCCGGATCATCCGGGAGGGGCAGCTGACTCAAAGACACATCGATCAGGTCGTAAAAAAGCTGGTTCCCTTCTATCAGCAGGCCGCTACCGGACCAGGAGTTGACGAACATGGCAGCCTGGAGACAGTGGCCTTTAACGTTAATGAAAACTTCTCTCAGACGGAGGCCTTTGTAGGCGAAGCCCTCTCGGCCAAAAGATATCGGGAGATCATGGCCTATGCCCGGAAATTCATGGAAGAGAAGGCGGAACTTTTTGCTCGCCGGGTAAAAGAGGGCCGAATTCGCGACGGTCATGGAGATCTATATTCGGCCAACATCTGTTTTGATGAGCCCCGACAAGATGTCTATATCTTCGACTGTATCGAATTCAACGATCGCTTCCGATGTGGCGATGTGGCCTGCGATATCGCCTTTTTGGCCATGGATCTTGACTACCATGGTTTAAAAGATCTTTCCGGGTACTTCATAAATGGATTTGTCTCCCTGTCTGGGGATCAAGAACTTCTTAAACTTCTGGATTTTTACAAGTGTTACCGGGCTTATGTCCGGGGAAAAATTGGCTGTTTTACCTGGTCGGCTCCGGAAGTTCCTCCTGAGGTACGCCGCCAGGCCTTATCAGAGGCCAGGCGCTATTTCGCCCTGGCCCATCATTATGCCGGAAAATCTCCCCAAGGACGGATAATCGTCATATTTGGCCTTTCTGGCACTGGCAAGTCCACTCTGGCCCGGGCCCTGGCTAACGACCAGGGAGCCATTTATCTTAACTCTGATATTGTCCGCAAGAGACTTCTGGGAATCGCCCCCCAAGAGCACCACTTCGAACCCTTTGGCCAGGGAATCTACTCGCCGGAGATGACCCAAAAGACTTACATGGCCATGGTGGATGAGGCCCGAGAGCTGGCCAGCCTGGGAGAGACGGTCATTTTAGACGCCACCTTTAAAGACGAGGAATACCGTCAGGCCGTCTTAAAGGCCGCCTCGGCGGCCAACGTTCCGGTCCGGTTCATACTCTGCACCTGCCCGGAAGAGGAAATTAAGCACCGCCTCGCCCGCCGTCTAGATAAGACTGGAGAGGTCTCCGATGGACGCTGGGAGATTTATCTCCGCCAGAAAGAAGTCTTTGCACCAGTAAAGGAACTTCCGGGGTTGATGAAGGTAGAGACCCTGGCCCCGGTAGAGGAGATCCTCTCTCAGGTGAAAAAGAGGCTGGGAGACTTTCTTTTTGATCCAGAAATTTAA
- a CDS encoding tRNA dihydrouridine synthase, translating to MVLAPLADYTHAAFRTLVADYGGVGLFYTEMLNSRILAFGSAARDPYLLPGRGDRPLVAQVVGGDPDVVFRAVARLVSLGHFSAIDINMACTRGAIQRFGWGVSLMKDSFRAREILRAVRDAAAGLPLTVKIRSGWEHDLPELLRFVRLLEEEGASAIVLHPRSAREGFRRRARWEEIRAVVREVSIPVIGSGDVFSPEDARRMFLETGCAGVMIGRAALLRPWIFRDTEALLRNELPPGPPDPFSPLGRLADLMKEFLPEDMAFKRFRLYCFWYLQNFPFGFHYLKLIQKETDLNSMLKRLQGLLAGERFPAYPARPVMIR from the coding sequence TTGGTCCTGGCCCCCTTAGCTGACTACACCCATGCGGCCTTTCGTACCTTGGTGGCAGACTATGGTGGGGTGGGGCTCTTTTACACGGAGATGCTCAATAGCCGGATTCTGGCCTTCGGGTCGGCGGCAAGGGATCCATATCTTCTGCCAGGACGGGGGGATCGTCCCTTGGTGGCCCAGGTGGTAGGAGGAGATCCGGATGTTGTCTTCCGGGCCGTGGCCCGATTGGTGAGCCTGGGACATTTTTCGGCCATAGACATTAACATGGCCTGCACCCGGGGAGCCATCCAGCGTTTTGGCTGGGGTGTCTCCCTGATGAAAGATAGCTTTCGGGCCCGGGAAATTCTCCGGGCGGTCCGGGATGCTGCTGCCGGTCTGCCGCTTACGGTCAAGATTCGCTCCGGCTGGGAACATGATCTTCCAGAACTCCTCCGTTTTGTTCGCCTTCTGGAGGAGGAAGGGGCCTCGGCCATTGTCCTTCATCCCCGTTCGGCCAGGGAGGGATTTCGACGTCGGGCTCGTTGGGAGGAGATCCGGGCGGTGGTCAGGGAGGTTTCTATTCCGGTAATTGGCTCCGGTGATGTCTTCTCCCCCGAAGATGCCCGGCGGATGTTTCTGGAGACCGGTTGTGCCGGGGTAATGATCGGCCGGGCGGCCCTCCTGAGGCCCTGGATCTTTCGGGACACAGAAGCCCTCCTTCGGAATGAGCTTCCCCCTGGCCCCCCGGATCCCTTTTCACCCCTGGGCCGGCTGGCCGATCTTATGAAGGAGTTCCTCCCCGAAGATATGGCTTTTAAGCGTTTTCGACTCTATTGTTTCTGGTATCTTCAGAACTTTCCCTTTGGGTTCCACTATCTAAAGCTTATTCAGAAGGAGACCGACCTTAATAGTATGCTTAAACGCCTCCAGGGGCTTCTGGCCGGAGAACGCTTTCCAGCCTATCCGGCCCGGCCGGTGATGATTCGTTAA
- the uvrA gene encoding excinuclease ABC subunit UvrA, with the protein MKAIRLFGVRQNNLKGFNLTLPLYKVSVISGPSGAGKSSLALDTLYAEGQRRYVETFSTYVRQFLERLPRPQVESIEAIPPAIAIEQVNPVKSSRSTVGTLTEINHFLKLLYFREAILFCPSCGRPVRKLSPDEAAHQLLSEASGQPAIITARVRVRQSFPLLREGLLTAGYFRAYYQGQIREISEVPEAKEIEIVIDRLRLKPEVFSRLVQSLEEAYRVGQGEAGVHLPYEEKRFSQKRRCPYCNLDFPPPQPNLFSFNSPAGACPQCRGFGRIIDIDWNLVIPDGRKSLAEGAITILEMPSAWEDREEFFEWCEEKGIPLDLPFEDLPPEIQEKIIYGDGQWYGLKGIFNWLETKRYKAHVRILLARYRAYLPCPACGGSRFRPEARWYRLAGKDIGEFQRQSIAEALKFIESLDSQGLDRATATLVEEIWRRLRYLQDVGLPYLTLDRPSRTLSGGEVARVLLTQALSSDLVETLYVLDEPTRGLHAQDTHRVVELVRRLAASGNTAVVIEHDPSILLSADHLIELGPGAGEEGGRIVYEGPPEGLLKAPSPTGKALRKRLKIRPSSGPRRRAREFLRLRGARENNLKNLNLSLPLGLLVCLTGPSGSGKSTLLELTLYRGLSRLKGRATDPPGAFSSLEGAEKINEVVLIDQSPLGRTPRGNLATYLKIYQSIRHLLARSPEARQRGFTASHFSFNSPLGRCPLCEGQGYERIEMQFLSDIFLPCPACHGLRFRPEILSVHYQGKNIADILSLTVTEAAEFFAGEPKIEPLLRGMISIGLGYLRLGQPLNTLSGGEAQRLKLARELFFRQDSGHLFLLDEPTVGLHLDDVERLIQALRSLVEAGNSVYVIEHHLDVIAAADWVIELGPGAGEEGGYLVAQGPPEEIASQDCPTGRALKKYLFSGLRPSPLKTTVLPPAPRGIEIRGARHHNLQGLDLTIPRGRLVVFTGPSGSGKSTLAFDTIFVEGQRRYLECLSTYIRQFIPLHERPEVDLIRGLPPTVAIEQRTSRAGPRSTVGTITEVYHYLRLLFARLSRPFCPRCSRPLEAQRVEEMLTRILDAFSSQEISLLSPKVRRRKGFHRAVFEAALKAGYNWVRVDGRMLKVPPIPELSRYREHQIEVEVARLVASESRAAGLRAAIELALKEGSGEAIVSDGQKEIHLSQHLYCPDCRLSLSEPDPLLFSFNTEAGACPQCGGLGNQAGKTCPSCGGSRLRAEALAWRIEGLSIAEVSRMSAEEALRWIRGLRFRGRQLPVAVPLVREIQAKLEFLCQVGLSYLELDRSGDSLSGGEAQRVRLAAELGSNLTGVCYVLDEPTVGLHPQDNLLLIRALKQLRDRGNTICVVEHDEETIREADWIIDLGPGGGRQGGQIVAQGRLEDILREPRSLTGRFLADQSRYHLTSRRRQGEGQLEIRKARARNLKGINVSLPLKTLICLTGPSGSGKSTLLLEVLYASLKRLKTGLSPIGCQEIVGHEQILRILEVDHSPIGRTPRSTPATYVGLMDDIRRLFAETPEARAKGFSPRRFSFNLPEGRCPHCQGQGRIKVEMRFLPEIYIPCEACNGARYNPETLSVHYKGKNIAQVLALTVAEAAEFFAAVPSLAHKLEILQRLGLGYLTLGQASPTLSGGEAQRIKLAHEFVKRSGGGTLIVLDEPTTGLHLADIACLLGLLHRLVDRGDTVVVIEHNLEVIKEADWIIDLGPGGGRKGGKVLFQGPPEEFVYQDTPTARFLRRYLETRR; encoded by the coding sequence ATGAAGGCTATCCGGCTGTTTGGTGTTCGCCAGAACAATCTCAAAGGCTTCAACCTTACCCTGCCCCTCTATAAGGTAAGCGTTATATCCGGCCCTTCTGGAGCCGGTAAATCCAGCTTGGCCCTGGACACCCTTTACGCCGAAGGGCAGCGGCGCTACGTGGAGACCTTCTCCACTTATGTGCGCCAATTTTTAGAACGTCTCCCTCGTCCCCAGGTGGAATCCATCGAGGCCATTCCCCCGGCCATTGCCATTGAGCAGGTCAATCCGGTAAAGAGTTCCCGTTCCACAGTAGGCACCCTTACAGAGATCAACCATTTTCTGAAACTCCTGTATTTCCGGGAGGCCATCCTCTTCTGTCCCTCCTGTGGGCGTCCGGTAAGAAAACTCTCTCCGGATGAGGCTGCCCATCAGCTTCTTTCCGAGGCCTCCGGACAGCCAGCCATTATTACCGCCCGGGTAAGGGTCCGCCAGAGCTTTCCCCTGCTTCGCGAAGGGCTCCTTACCGCCGGCTACTTTCGGGCCTATTATCAGGGACAAATTAGGGAGATCTCAGAGGTCCCCGAGGCCAAAGAGATAGAGATCGTCATCGATCGTCTTCGGCTTAAACCGGAAGTTTTCTCCAGATTGGTTCAGTCTCTGGAGGAGGCCTATCGGGTAGGCCAGGGAGAGGCGGGAGTTCATCTGCCTTATGAGGAGAAGCGTTTCAGCCAGAAGCGACGCTGCCCTTACTGCAACCTGGATTTCCCTCCTCCCCAACCAAACCTCTTCTCCTTCAATAGCCCTGCGGGGGCCTGTCCTCAATGTCGAGGCTTTGGCCGAATTATTGATATTGACTGGAATCTGGTCATCCCCGACGGCCGAAAATCATTGGCTGAGGGGGCCATCACCATCCTGGAAATGCCTTCGGCCTGGGAGGATCGAGAGGAGTTTTTTGAGTGGTGTGAGGAAAAGGGAATCCCTCTAGACCTACCCTTTGAGGATCTCCCCCCAGAGATTCAGGAAAAAATAATCTACGGTGATGGTCAATGGTACGGTTTGAAGGGAATATTCAACTGGCTGGAAACAAAACGCTACAAAGCCCATGTGCGCATTCTGCTGGCCCGTTATCGGGCCTACCTGCCGTGTCCGGCCTGCGGAGGAAGCCGTTTCCGCCCCGAGGCCCGCTGGTATCGCCTGGCCGGAAAGGATATAGGAGAGTTCCAGAGACAAAGCATTGCCGAGGCCTTGAAATTTATAGAAAGTCTCGACTCCCAAGGCCTTGATCGAGCCACAGCCACCTTGGTGGAGGAAATCTGGCGCCGCCTTCGTTATCTTCAAGATGTAGGCCTCCCTTACCTTACCCTGGATCGTCCATCCCGGACTCTCTCTGGTGGAGAGGTGGCCCGAGTTCTTCTGACTCAGGCCCTGTCTTCAGATCTGGTAGAAACCCTCTACGTACTTGATGAGCCAACCCGAGGACTTCATGCCCAAGACACCCATCGGGTGGTAGAACTGGTCCGCCGGCTGGCCGCCAGCGGCAACACGGCTGTAGTTATTGAACATGACCCCTCTATCCTCCTTTCGGCAGATCACCTTATTGAACTGGGACCTGGGGCCGGAGAAGAGGGCGGGAGAATCGTCTATGAGGGCCCACCCGAAGGATTACTGAAGGCCCCATCTCCCACCGGAAAGGCCCTCAGAAAACGCCTGAAGATAAGACCATCATCCGGACCCCGGCGTAGGGCCCGAGAATTCCTCAGACTCCGAGGGGCCAGAGAAAATAATCTTAAAAACCTCAACCTTTCTTTGCCCCTAGGGCTTCTTGTCTGCCTTACCGGCCCCTCCGGCAGTGGCAAATCCACGCTCCTTGAGCTCACTCTCTATCGCGGTCTCTCCCGTCTTAAGGGGCGAGCCACCGATCCACCGGGAGCCTTTTCAAGCCTTGAAGGGGCAGAAAAGATCAATGAGGTTGTCCTCATTGATCAGTCCCCATTAGGACGCACACCCCGCGGCAATCTGGCAACCTACCTTAAGATTTACCAATCCATCCGGCACCTCCTGGCCCGGAGTCCGGAGGCCCGCCAGAGGGGTTTTACCGCCAGCCATTTTTCCTTCAACTCTCCTCTGGGACGGTGCCCTCTCTGTGAAGGCCAGGGATATGAGCGTATCGAGATGCAGTTTTTGTCTGATATTTTTCTCCCTTGCCCGGCCTGCCACGGTCTCCGCTTCAGACCGGAGATTCTTTCGGTCCATTACCAGGGGAAAAATATCGCCGACATTCTCTCCCTCACCGTAACCGAGGCCGCCGAGTTCTTTGCCGGAGAGCCAAAAATAGAACCGCTCCTTCGGGGCATGATCTCTATCGGTCTGGGGTATCTACGTCTGGGCCAGCCCTTAAACACCCTCTCCGGCGGAGAAGCTCAGCGTCTTAAGTTGGCCCGGGAGCTCTTCTTCCGCCAAGATTCCGGTCATCTCTTCCTGCTAGATGAGCCCACCGTCGGCCTCCACCTTGACGACGTTGAACGGCTTATCCAGGCCCTAAGGTCCCTGGTAGAGGCCGGCAATTCGGTCTATGTTATCGAACATCACCTGGATGTCATCGCCGCGGCTGATTGGGTCATCGAGTTGGGACCCGGAGCAGGTGAAGAAGGAGGCTACTTAGTTGCCCAAGGTCCTCCAGAGGAGATAGCCAGCCAGGATTGCCCCACTGGCCGGGCCTTAAAGAAATACCTTTTCTCCGGCCTTCGTCCTTCTCCCTTAAAGACCACCGTCTTGCCCCCGGCTCCCCGGGGGATAGAGATCCGAGGCGCCAGACATCACAACCTCCAGGGGCTGGATCTTACCATCCCCCGGGGGCGACTGGTGGTCTTCACCGGGCCTTCGGGTAGCGGCAAATCCACCCTGGCCTTTGATACTATCTTCGTAGAGGGACAGCGTCGCTACCTGGAGTGTCTCTCAACCTATATCCGTCAGTTCATTCCCCTCCATGAACGCCCAGAAGTGGACCTTATACGCGGCCTACCTCCGACGGTGGCCATAGAACAGCGGACCAGCCGGGCCGGACCTCGCTCCACCGTGGGCACCATTACTGAAGTCTATCACTACCTCCGGCTTCTATTTGCCCGGCTATCCCGGCCCTTCTGTCCTCGCTGCAGTCGGCCTTTGGAGGCCCAGCGAGTGGAGGAAATGCTAACCCGAATTCTGGATGCCTTCTCCAGCCAGGAGATCTCTTTACTCTCTCCCAAGGTTCGACGCCGAAAAGGCTTCCATCGAGCGGTTTTTGAAGCCGCTCTAAAGGCCGGCTATAACTGGGTACGGGTAGATGGCCGGATGCTCAAGGTTCCTCCCATCCCGGAGCTTTCCCGTTACCGGGAGCACCAAATTGAGGTAGAGGTGGCCCGCCTGGTGGCCTCTGAATCCAGGGCGGCCGGGCTACGTGCAGCCATAGAACTAGCCCTTAAAGAGGGGAGCGGAGAGGCCATAGTCAGCGATGGCCAGAAGGAAATACACCTTAGCCAGCATCTCTATTGCCCGGACTGCCGTCTCTCCCTCAGCGAACCAGATCCCCTGTTGTTTTCCTTTAATACCGAAGCCGGGGCCTGTCCGCAGTGTGGTGGGCTGGGGAACCAGGCCGGCAAGACGTGTCCCTCTTGTGGGGGAAGCCGGCTCCGAGCAGAGGCTCTGGCCTGGCGAATAGAGGGGTTAAGCATCGCTGAAGTCAGCCGGATGTCAGCCGAAGAGGCCCTTAGGTGGATAAGGGGCCTCCGCTTCCGAGGCCGTCAACTCCCTGTTGCCGTCCCTCTGGTGAGAGAAATCCAGGCTAAGCTGGAGTTTCTCTGCCAGGTGGGGCTCTCTTACCTGGAACTTGACCGTAGCGGAGACTCCCTCTCCGGAGGAGAGGCCCAGCGGGTCCGGCTGGCCGCTGAACTGGGCTCTAATCTTACCGGTGTCTGCTACGTGCTTGATGAGCCCACCGTTGGTCTTCATCCTCAAGATAATCTCCTTCTTATCAGGGCCCTTAAGCAACTTCGGGACCGAGGCAACACCATATGCGTCGTAGAACACGACGAGGAGACCATTCGGGAGGCGGACTGGATCATCGACCTCGGCCCCGGGGGCGGACGCCAAGGAGGTCAAATTGTCGCCCAGGGACGCTTAGAAGATATCCTGCGGGAGCCTCGCTCCCTTACCGGACGGTTTTTAGCCGATCAAAGTCGTTATCACCTGACCTCTCGAAGACGCCAAGGAGAGGGTCAGCTGGAGATAAGAAAAGCCCGGGCCCGAAACCTCAAGGGAATTAACGTCTCTCTGCCCCTCAAAACCCTGATATGTCTTACCGGCCCCTCAGGTAGTGGCAAATCTACCCTCCTTTTGGAAGTCTTATACGCCTCACTTAAACGTCTCAAGACCGGTCTTTCTCCTATCGGTTGTCAAGAAATTGTCGGCCACGAACAGATTCTCCGGATCCTGGAGGTAGATCATAGCCCTATTGGCCGCACCCCCCGCTCCACTCCGGCCACTTACGTAGGGCTTATGGATGATATCCGCCGTCTTTTTGCCGAAACCCCAGAGGCTCGAGCTAAAGGATTTTCCCCCCGACGTTTCTCCTTCAATCTACCCGAAGGACGCTGTCCTCATTGCCAGGGACAAGGACGCATCAAGGTAGAGATGCGCTTTTTGCCAGAGATCTATATCCCCTGTGAGGCCTGCAACGGAGCCCGTTACAATCCTGAGACTCTCTCTGTCCACTACAAAGGGAAAAATATCGCCCAGGTGCTGGCTCTAACCGTGGCCGAGGCCGCCGAGTTCTTCGCCGCTGTCCCCAGTCTGGCCCATAAACTGGAGATCCTTCAACGTCTGGGACTCGGCTATCTCACCCTGGGGCAGGCCAGCCCAACACTATCTGGGGGAGAGGCCCAGCGCATAAAGTTGGCTCATGAATTCGTTAAGCGTTCGGGAGGGGGGACGCTTATAGTCCTTGATGAACCCACCACCGGACTTCATCTGGCTGATATCGCCTGTCTCCTGGGGCTTCTTCACCGACTGGTTGATCGAGGGGATACGGTGGTGGTGATCGAACACAACCTGGAGGTCATCAAGGAGGCGGACTGGATCATAGACCTCGGCCCCGGGGGCGGACGCAAGGGGGGTAAGGTTCTCTTCCAGGGGCCTCCAGAGGAATTCGTCTATCAGGACACGCCCACGGCCCGGTTCCTACGACGATACCTAGAAACCAGGAGGTAA
- the fabD gene encoding ACP S-malonyltransferase: MSKLAFVFPGQGSQYVGMGQKILETYPQAQEVLKVAEETTSLPLKRLILEGPLGELTKTVHLQPALTAVNLAILAALESEGLFPQAVAGHSLGEYSALYAAGVVSLPQTFYLVKLRGELMEREAQRSPGAMYAIIGLPASELEALVEKAKDKGVVAVANFNSPEQIVITGEVAAVEAVATEASRRKARAIRLKVSGAYHSPLMAAAEKDFQRALEGITFSPPKISIYFNVTAQSESDPQAIKAIMARQISSSVRWVELIQNMAKAGVTTFVEVGPKKVLSNLIKKILPGVRIHQVEDPAGIAALKETLTDQR; this comes from the coding sequence ATGTCTAAATTGGCCTTTGTCTTTCCCGGCCAGGGGTCCCAATACGTGGGCATGGGGCAGAAAATCCTGGAAACCTATCCCCAGGCCCAAGAAGTTCTTAAAGTAGCCGAAGAGACCACCTCTCTTCCTCTAAAAAGGCTCATCCTGGAAGGCCCCCTTGGTGAGCTTACCAAGACGGTCCACCTTCAGCCGGCCCTCACCGCTGTCAATCTGGCCATTCTGGCGGCCTTAGAGTCTGAAGGGCTTTTTCCCCAAGCAGTGGCTGGCCACAGCTTAGGTGAGTACTCGGCCCTTTATGCCGCCGGGGTGGTAAGCCTGCCTCAGACCTTTTACTTGGTAAAACTCCGGGGAGAACTCATGGAGCGGGAGGCCCAAAGATCCCCCGGGGCCATGTATGCCATAATTGGTCTTCCTGCTTCGGAACTTGAGGCCTTGGTGGAGAAGGCCAAAGATAAAGGCGTGGTAGCGGTGGCCAACTTCAACTCCCCGGAACAGATTGTCATTACTGGTGAGGTAGCGGCAGTTGAGGCCGTAGCCACAGAGGCCTCCCGGCGCAAGGCCCGGGCGATCAGGCTCAAGGTAAGCGGGGCCTATCACAGCCCACTTATGGCCGCCGCCGAAAAAGACTTCCAGAGGGCTCTGGAGGGAATCACCTTTTCTCCCCCAAAGATATCCATCTATTTCAACGTTACGGCCCAGAGTGAGTCTGATCCCCAGGCCATCAAGGCCATTATGGCCCGGCAGATCTCCTCTTCTGTCCGCTGGGTGGAGCTAATCCAAAACATGGCCAAAGCTGGGGTAACCACTTTTGTAGAGGTGGGGCCCAAAAAGGTCCTCAGTAACCTCATTAAAAAGATCCTCCCTGGGGTCCGGATCCATCAAGTGGAAGACCCGGCAGGCATTGCCGCCCTTAAGGAGACACTAACCGACCAAAGATAG
- the gcvH gene encoding glycine cleavage system protein GcvH: protein MQIPEGLLYSEGHLWLKREGKNKARIGLTSVGRRILGEIIDIELPEEGEEMTKDEAFGSLESTRKVVDLLAPVSGQVLEINEAIIDAPEIINEDPYDEGWLIKIKLSDPEELEDLMGADEYEDFVEGQELPEEEEDEALEIFEEEE from the coding sequence ATGCAGATACCAGAGGGTTTGCTCTACTCTGAGGGGCATCTGTGGCTTAAGCGGGAGGGCAAGAACAAGGCCCGTATCGGTCTCACCTCTGTAGGACGGCGTATCCTGGGGGAGATCATCGATATAGAGCTCCCGGAAGAAGGAGAAGAAATGACCAAAGATGAGGCCTTTGGAAGCTTAGAGTCCACCCGCAAGGTGGTCGACCTTCTTGCCCCGGTGAGCGGTCAGGTCCTGGAGATCAACGAGGCCATTATTGACGCCCCGGAGATCATCAACGAAGATCCTTACGACGAGGGATGGCTCATTAAGATAAAACTCTCCGATCCTGAAGAGCTTGAAGATCTCATGGGAGCCGATGAGTACGAAGACTTTGTTGAGGGGCAGGAACTCCCCGAGGAGGAGGAAGATGAGGCCCTGGAGATCTTTGAAGAGGAGGAATAA